TTTTTCTTCCCAGCCAGTCATGTCAGGGTTGAAATGTTTGAGTCTCAATCGTAGGGTGTCTTCAACTGTTGAAATATCCATGAATTCCATGAAGGTGGTTTTGTCATCCTTCATGTGTTTGTAGATGCCGTTCATTCTACCTAATGATGCTGGCATCCAAACTTCTTCAGAGATGCCGCCGAATCCATCACCCACCCAATAGCCTCGAAGAAAGTTAAGATCGTCTATGGTAGGTTTGATGTCCTGTGCATAGGATTGAAAACTCAGGACAAAAAGAAAGGGAATGAGTAGCTTTTTCATTCCCTTAAGGTAATTAATAATTCTGTGAATTGATCAAGTCCTATTTTTCAATTTCATAAGAAATGAATACCTGATCGCTAATAGTTAAATCTTTGGCTTCGAAATTGGACATGTCGCTTTCGGCAAAAGATTTCATCATACCCATGTTGGCAGTGTATGGTCGTGGACTATTTGATGAACCACCATAATTAATCTCTTTTATTCCTTTGATTTTGTATCCAGTTGCTTCAGCAAGCACTTCCGCCTTAGCTTTTGCATCGGATACAGCCATTTTCATGAGTTCTTTTTTTACTTTTTCCTCTTGTTCATCAGACATACCAAACGCTATGGAAACAGATGGAGCAGATTCATCAGAAGCAGTTTTGTTTAGTACTTCCAGCAGGCGTTTGGTAGAATGATCAAATCGGATTTCAAGGGTTTGAGAAGCTACATACTCTTCTCCTTTGGGTTCGCCTTGTCTGTATTTTCTATTTTGACGAATATTGAAATTGGCCGTTTTGATGTCTTCTTTTTTGAATCCAATTTTTGTCAACGAAGTCGTTAGCGC
The sequence above is drawn from the Reichenbachiella sp. genome and encodes:
- a CDS encoding SIMPL domain-containing protein; the protein is MKKLILIPIYFLALFSASAQLNVTGQASLSVQPERTIVTYSINETRDSYDEAISIMTKRIDALTTSLTKIGFKKEDIKTANFNIRQNRKYRQGEPKGEEYVASQTLEIRFDHSTKRLLEVLNKTASDESAPSVSIAFGMSDEQEEKVKKELMKMAVSDAKAKAEVLAEATGYKIKGIKEINYGGSSNSPRPYTANMGMMKSFAESDMSNFEAKDLTISDQVFISYEIEK
- a CDS encoding DUF6265 family protein; translated protein: MKKLLIPFLFVLSFQSYAQDIKPTIDDLNFLRGYWVGDGFGGISEEVWMPASLGRMNGIYKHMKDDKTTFMEFMDISTVEDTLRLRLKHFNPDMTGWEEKDKYVTFTLESIETNKATFRGLIYELVDPNYLKVSLKLKQKDGSVNTEVFNFRRKTL